Proteins found in one Petrotoga sibirica DSM 13575 genomic segment:
- a CDS encoding ABC transporter ATP-binding protein, translated as MVEVTNDVSLKVENLNSQVGEFRLKNISFELPIGEVLAILGPSGSGKTVLLRTLAGLNKTESGAIIFGDERIEKYSPRDRKVGFVFQNYAIFPHLDTKLNLGFPLYIGGKKKKEVYKIAIKEAEELDGLPNYLEIKPDELPEGMKQLIAFGREKLHDCRLLLLDEPLSQLDRKLHVEMRALLKRFIKELGKTTIAVFSDPEDALSVSDYLAILDDGELLQFGETFDVYQNPSNLKVMELTSRLGLNTIDVEVKDGSVLNKLKVDKEDGNYKLCFRPEEIVIKDEGFEVQIVESHIYDSSHNLVECDFHGKPIRLLIHKNAPEKFNFIPTNPKYFL; from the coding sequence ATGGTCGAAGTAACCAATGATGTTTCTTTAAAGGTAGAAAATCTAAATTCCCAAGTTGGTGAATTCAGGCTAAAAAATATCTCTTTTGAATTACCAATAGGAGAAGTTTTGGCTATTTTAGGACCTTCAGGTTCGGGTAAGACGGTACTATTAAGAACTCTTGCGGGTTTGAATAAAACTGAATCTGGAGCAATTATCTTTGGAGACGAAAGGATAGAGAAGTATTCCCCACGAGACAGGAAAGTCGGGTTTGTCTTTCAAAACTATGCCATTTTTCCTCATTTAGATACGAAATTGAATTTAGGTTTCCCTTTGTACATTGGTGGGAAAAAGAAAAAAGAAGTGTACAAGATAGCCATAAAAGAGGCAGAAGAGTTAGATGGTTTACCAAATTATTTAGAAATAAAGCCCGATGAATTGCCTGAAGGCATGAAGCAGTTGATTGCCTTTGGGAGAGAAAAATTACACGATTGCAGATTGTTGCTCCTTGATGAACCGCTAAGTCAGTTGGATAGAAAGCTTCACGTAGAAATGAGAGCTTTGCTCAAAAGATTTATAAAAGAATTAGGTAAAACAACGATAGCAGTTTTCAGTGATCCTGAAGATGCTTTGTCGGTAAGTGATTATCTTGCTATACTGGATGATGGAGAGCTTTTGCAGTTTGGAGAAACCTTCGATGTTTACCAGAACCCATCAAACTTAAAAGTTATGGAACTTACTTCCAGATTAGGATTGAACACAATAGACGTTGAAGTCAAAGATGGCAGCGTATTAAATAAATTAAAAGTGGATAAAGAAGATGGTAATTACAAGTTATGCTTTAGACCTGAAGAAATAGTCATTAAAGACGAAGGATTCGAAGTTCAGATAGTAGAAAGCCATATCTATGATTCTTCTCATAACTTGGTAGAATGCGATTTCCATGGAAAGCCCATCAGACTCTTGATACATAAAAATGCACCTGAGAAATTTAATTTTATTCCAACTAATCCTAAATATTTTTTATAA